One window of Pseudacidobacterium ailaaui genomic DNA carries:
- the recJ gene encoding single-stranded-DNA-specific exonuclease RecJ, translating into MVELRRSSKRWLYPENDPAAAALAHSAGIPLIVAELLLARGLRSTEQAVRFLHPQLGDLHDPYAMLGMASAVARVQKAIEHREPTLIYGDYDVDGTTATVLLKTAIEILGGEVRYHIPHRIHEGYGIRDERLAEAAADGTRLVISVDTGIRAFAAAEAAEALGLDLIVTDHHLPEQSLPRALAVLNPNQPGCGYPCKHLCGAGVAFKLAQALLESRDKERARKKILPSFLKVLAIATIADAVPLLDENRIFVALGLDGLRRPVNAGLRHLLMVADLDPSQRRLTPTDVAFRLAPRLNAAGRMDIASDVVELLTTRQPQRARELAEKLERLNTERRAAESGILTEIEERMGGSDWRNDHCMVMDGDGWHRGVIGILASRIVDLTGRPALVISRENGEAHGSGRSIPGFHLLEAMESCQDLLTRFGGHAHAVGFSLPSKNVPELRERLNTFAKARLTEAAFTAQVPIHALLPLDRITPALFTWIRRMEPFGLSNEEPVFAAHNVRLAAPPRYFKEKHVRLQLAQGPRASMFPAVGWNKAETVRSFGLEEGSILHLAYKLRENEHPEFGGLELEIVDIKIAHEAEEESRPLEMIASTDRPGS; encoded by the coding sequence GTGGTAGAACTCCGCAGAAGCAGCAAGCGGTGGCTCTATCCTGAGAATGACCCCGCAGCAGCCGCACTTGCACACTCGGCCGGCATCCCCCTCATCGTTGCCGAACTCCTTTTGGCACGGGGCCTGCGCTCCACGGAGCAGGCTGTTCGTTTTCTTCATCCGCAACTGGGCGATCTGCATGACCCCTACGCCATGCTGGGCATGGCCTCCGCGGTGGCGCGAGTCCAAAAGGCCATAGAACACCGCGAACCGACCCTGATCTATGGCGATTATGACGTGGACGGCACGACGGCCACCGTCCTGCTAAAGACAGCCATTGAGATCCTGGGAGGCGAGGTCCGCTATCATATTCCTCACCGCATCCACGAGGGATATGGCATCAGGGATGAGCGCCTGGCGGAAGCGGCCGCCGATGGAACGCGGCTGGTCATCAGCGTTGATACCGGCATTCGCGCTTTTGCCGCTGCTGAGGCAGCCGAGGCCCTGGGACTGGATTTGATTGTCACCGACCATCATTTACCAGAACAGAGTCTGCCACGGGCGCTTGCCGTGCTTAATCCAAACCAACCGGGGTGCGGTTATCCGTGTAAACATCTCTGCGGCGCGGGAGTGGCCTTTAAACTGGCGCAGGCCCTGCTCGAATCCCGGGACAAAGAGAGGGCGCGAAAGAAGATCCTGCCCTCGTTCCTGAAGGTACTGGCCATCGCAACCATTGCCGATGCTGTTCCGTTGCTTGATGAGAACCGTATTTTTGTGGCGCTTGGGCTGGATGGGCTGCGCCGCCCTGTAAACGCCGGACTGCGCCACCTGCTGATGGTCGCAGACCTTGATCCTTCTCAAAGACGCCTGACACCTACCGATGTGGCCTTTCGTCTGGCGCCCAGACTGAATGCGGCCGGCCGCATGGACATTGCCTCCGATGTGGTTGAGCTGTTGACAACTCGACAGCCGCAGCGCGCCCGAGAACTGGCGGAAAAACTGGAGCGGCTCAACACGGAGCGCCGCGCCGCAGAGAGCGGAATCCTTACCGAGATTGAAGAGCGCATGGGCGGTTCGGACTGGCGGAACGACCATTGCATGGTGATGGATGGGGACGGCTGGCACCGGGGAGTCATCGGCATTCTGGCCTCACGGATCGTAGACCTGACAGGCCGACCCGCGCTGGTCATCTCGCGGGAGAACGGAGAGGCCCATGGCTCTGGCAGGTCCATTCCGGGATTCCACCTCCTTGAGGCAATGGAAAGCTGCCAGGACCTACTGACACGGTTTGGAGGACATGCACATGCGGTTGGCTTCTCGCTGCCCTCGAAAAATGTTCCGGAACTCCGGGAGCGCCTGAATACGTTTGCAAAGGCACGTTTGACGGAAGCCGCATTCACAGCGCAGGTCCCGATCCATGCCCTGCTGCCGCTGGACCGAATTACCCCGGCACTCTTTACCTGGATTCGCCGCATGGAGCCGTTTGGGTTGAGCAATGAGGAGCCGGTCTTTGCGGCGCACAACGTCCGGCTCGCAGCCCCTCCGCGCTATTTCAAGGAAAAGCATGTCCGTCTGCAACTGGCCCAGGGACCGCGGGCCAGCATGTTCCCTGCTGTGGGCTGGAACAAGGCCGAGACCGTGCGGTCGTTCGGTCTGGAGGAAGGCAGCATCCTTCATCTTGCCTACAAGCTTCGGGAAAATGAACATCCCGAGTTCGGCGGCCTTGAATTGGAGATTGTAGACATAAAGATTGCTCACGAGGCGGAGGAAGAAAGCCGTCCTCTCGAAATGATTGCGTCCACGGACCGGCCTGGAAGCTGA
- a CDS encoding AMP-dependent synthetase/ligase, producing MLQLKTINDILFLAASSPNPRTVLYPDNAGNWQSFTGMQIYQRVRNLAKAFRQWGIQKGDRIAILAENRWEWAVTDFAALAIGAVDVPIYPTLTAEQIGQLLADSGARLAVVSSKQQYDKVAQVRPKTALEHIVLMDDDGVPDAVLMSSLLKDADRAGAERDAAFDRAAYDVRPQDLATLIYTSGTTGDPKGVMLTHGNIASNLNYSLAGFDISQQDSCISFLPLSHITARHLDYAIYTRQATVAYCSSFEKLPMALQSIRPTVLVAVPRVFEKVRQEAERQASASGLKKKIFDWAIRTGQRHCAETFQGKTPSSLRWKLAHKLVFSKIRHGFGGHVRYFIAGGAPLGVDTATWFAGAGIRILEGYGLTETSPVIAINTNSAYRIGSVGRPLPNVECRIAEDGELLVRGPNVFSGYWRKPDDTSLAFDSDGWFRTGDIGRMDQDGFLYITDRKKELLKTSGGKMVAPQPIENKLKAYLLVGQAALVGDRHKFIAALISPNFQALEEWTRQQGIAAPTRRELVEHPSVVARYQSIVDEVNSSLAHFETIKRFRIVPEEWSLASGELTPSLKLKRRVITEKYREVIQSFYPDEVR from the coding sequence ATGCTTCAGCTAAAAACCATCAATGACATCCTTTTCCTTGCGGCGTCCAGTCCAAACCCGCGCACGGTGCTCTATCCGGACAACGCAGGAAACTGGCAGTCCTTTACCGGGATGCAGATCTACCAGCGCGTACGCAATCTGGCCAAAGCCTTCCGCCAATGGGGCATCCAGAAGGGCGACCGCATCGCGATTCTGGCCGAGAACCGATGGGAATGGGCGGTAACGGACTTTGCGGCATTGGCAATCGGCGCCGTGGATGTCCCCATTTATCCCACACTCACTGCCGAGCAGATTGGACAATTACTGGCCGACTCTGGCGCCCGTCTCGCAGTGGTCTCTTCAAAACAGCAGTATGACAAAGTCGCACAGGTGCGTCCAAAAACGGCCCTGGAGCACATTGTTCTGATGGATGACGACGGCGTTCCGGACGCGGTGCTGATGTCATCGCTGTTAAAAGATGCGGACCGTGCCGGCGCAGAGCGCGACGCTGCATTCGATCGTGCGGCCTACGATGTAAGACCGCAGGACCTGGCCACACTCATCTACACCTCCGGAACGACCGGCGACCCGAAGGGTGTCATGCTGACCCACGGAAATATTGCTTCCAACCTGAACTATTCGCTGGCCGGCTTTGACATCTCTCAGCAGGACTCCTGTATTTCGTTTTTGCCGCTTTCTCATATTACGGCGCGGCATCTGGACTATGCCATCTACACCCGGCAGGCGACGGTGGCCTATTGCTCGTCCTTTGAAAAGCTGCCGATGGCCCTGCAAAGTATTCGGCCCACTGTGCTGGTTGCTGTTCCGCGGGTTTTTGAAAAGGTCCGTCAGGAAGCCGAACGGCAGGCCTCTGCCTCTGGTTTGAAGAAAAAGATCTTCGACTGGGCCATCCGTACAGGGCAGCGGCATTGCGCAGAGACATTCCAGGGAAAAACACCCTCCTCTTTGCGCTGGAAGCTGGCCCACAAACTTGTCTTCAGCAAAATCCGGCATGGATTCGGAGGGCATGTACGCTATTTCATTGCCGGTGGCGCGCCCCTCGGGGTCGACACAGCAACATGGTTTGCCGGTGCAGGCATTCGCATCCTGGAAGGCTATGGGTTGACGGAGACCTCCCCGGTCATCGCCATCAACACAAATTCCGCTTATCGAATCGGTTCTGTAGGCAGGCCGCTGCCCAATGTAGAGTGTCGCATCGCAGAAGATGGAGAGCTTCTGGTGCGGGGACCGAATGTCTTTTCCGGATACTGGCGGAAGCCGGATGACACCTCTTTGGCATTTGATTCCGATGGCTGGTTCCGCACCGGCGATATCGGACGCATGGACCAGGACGGCTTTCTCTACATTACAGACCGCAAAAAAGAGCTTCTGAAGACATCGGGCGGAAAGATGGTTGCTCCTCAGCCCATTGAAAACAAGCTGAAGGCGTATCTCCTTGTGGGGCAGGCGGCCCTCGTGGGTGACCGGCATAAGTTTATTGCGGCACTCATTTCACCAAATTTTCAGGCCCTTGAAGAGTGGACGCGGCAGCAGGGCATTGCAGCTCCCACACGCCGCGAACTGGTCGAGCATCCCTCGGTTGTGGCCCGTTACCAGTCGATCGTGGACGAGGTCAATTCTTCCCTCGCGCACTTTGAAACGATCAAGCGCTTCAGGATTGTTCCAGAAGAATGGTCTCTGGCATCTGGAGAACTGACGCCCAGTCTTAAGCTGAAACGGCGGGTCATTACGGAAAAATACAGGGAAGTGATCCAGAGCTTCTATCCGGATGAAGTCAGGTAG
- a CDS encoding DoxX family protein, with protein sequence MKQLFVTTNDFTLTVVRLVLGIVFFMHGAQIGLGWFGGFGWHGTMQFFTTQLGIPAFFAALAILAQLLGGLGLIVGFLSRIAAFGIGVDMLVAIFKVHLHVGFFMNWFGMQKGEGYEYHLLALALCFLILVKGAGAASIDRAIGK encoded by the coding sequence ATGAAGCAACTCTTCGTTACAACGAATGATTTTACGCTTACCGTGGTACGGCTGGTCCTTGGCATTGTCTTTTTTATGCATGGGGCACAGATCGGCCTGGGATGGTTTGGTGGCTTTGGGTGGCATGGAACGATGCAGTTTTTCACAACCCAGCTCGGAATCCCCGCATTTTTTGCCGCGCTGGCCATTCTTGCCCAGTTGCTCGGTGGCCTGGGGCTGATTGTGGGGTTCCTCAGCCGCATTGCGGCCTTTGGCATAGGGGTGGACATGCTGGTTGCCATCTTCAAGGTGCACCTGCACGTAGGCTTTTTTATGAACTGGTTTGGAATGCAGAAAGGTGAGGGATATGAATATCACCTGCTGGCCCTGGCCCTCTGTTTCCTCATCCTTGTAAAGGGCGCGGGCGCAGCCTCGATTGACAGGGCAATCGGAAAGTAA
- a CDS encoding DUF507 family protein, with translation MRISQDKLNKLAHVVADTLADMDEVEFMEDRNTIRQEARRILGHLLAEEMKIDQAARQKIESQRKIILEGSQEWEILYRKYYNDEVKKLGI, from the coding sequence GTGAGAATCTCACAGGACAAACTCAATAAGCTGGCCCATGTCGTTGCTGATACTCTGGCCGATATGGATGAGGTCGAGTTCATGGAAGACCGCAATACCATCCGGCAGGAGGCGCGCAGGATCCTCGGACACCTCCTTGCCGAAGAAATGAAAATTGATCAGGCCGCGCGCCAGAAGATTGAGTCCCAGAGAAAGATCATTCTGGAAGGCAGCCAGGAGTGGGAGATCCTTTACCGCAAATACTATAACGACGAGGTAAAGAAGCTGGGGATATAA
- a CDS encoding DUF507 family protein, whose product MIFSKEYVGYLARHTVKHLIAAKMIKTEKLPQVEERVYHGLLDELQLEDRINEEVRVILEAYQDEMRRTGASYPEMFKKVKQELARKYKAVL is encoded by the coding sequence ATGATTTTCTCGAAAGAATATGTTGGATATCTGGCGCGCCACACGGTCAAGCATCTGATTGCGGCAAAAATGATCAAAACTGAGAAGCTGCCCCAGGTGGAAGAGCGCGTCTATCATGGTCTGCTCGATGAGCTGCAGCTCGAAGACCGTATTAATGAGGAGGTCCGCGTCATTCTGGAGGCCTACCAGGATGAAATGCGGCGCACAGGCGCAAGCTACCCTGAGATGTTCAAAAAGGTGAAGCAGGAACTTGCGCGCAAGTACAAGGCGGTGTTGTGA
- a CDS encoding TolC family protein has protein sequence MTKKTPGFTHKCAAFALACTMVSSALAQSTQQNAASVPDAPGNATQQQPAPATLAQQAQEAAQVHPAGQQVPFHIDLPHSHNPFAPYMASTVPPINLTNSPRLQGLIRDGKIYLSLRDAIALALENNLDIAYFRYNLPIAQADLMRTKAGGAANGVNTAIAQGTQGGFSASGPSTGSGASSGATAAGAGGLVTSTLGNGASIPSFDPQLSVQGLVDHTTLVQVNTAQFGVPILKQNTIELASSYSQAFSLGTNFNITDYGLRQTTNSVYNILSPQLTTNFNLTINQPLLQGFGLATNQRYMHIAKKNLQLTDLGFRAQVIATVTQVENIYWDLVSAYQDAKIKERSLDYANETLADDQKQLQLQAIPAMQVIKDQAAVASAEGDLTVARATLRLNELLIKNALTKTIDDPALADMPVVPLDLVGTADPNAEKPIEQLIAEAEKNRPDVAEDQIAMQIAQNNLKTIKNELLPRLSLYGEFIGAGFGGQINPYCQLSASFCQTNLPKDFAGTFENTFNYSSPEYQVGFSLNITLRNRVAKADQFRAVLDYRQKELTFEQQKKSILLDVRNSQYALQQAQARVVAAQKARDLAQKTFEIAKQEQKLGAMSAYDVLTSEQALAVAESALAVAQTAYEKAKVDIDRATGSTLDRMGVSIDDAKSGVVTHMP, from the coding sequence GTGACCAAGAAGACTCCCGGATTTACGCACAAGTGCGCGGCGTTTGCCCTGGCCTGTACCATGGTTTCCAGCGCGCTCGCGCAGAGCACCCAACAAAATGCAGCCAGCGTCCCCGATGCTCCCGGCAACGCAACGCAGCAGCAGCCGGCCCCTGCTACCCTGGCCCAGCAGGCCCAGGAGGCAGCGCAGGTGCATCCTGCAGGACAGCAGGTCCCTTTTCATATCGATCTTCCGCACTCACATAATCCCTTTGCGCCTTATATGGCGAGTACCGTCCCGCCGATTAATCTTACAAACTCACCGCGTCTGCAGGGACTGATACGGGACGGAAAAATCTATCTGTCCCTTCGAGACGCCATCGCACTGGCGCTTGAAAACAATCTGGACATTGCTTATTTCCGCTACAACTTGCCCATAGCGCAGGCAGACCTGATGCGTACGAAGGCCGGAGGTGCGGCCAATGGTGTAAACACCGCCATCGCGCAAGGCACACAAGGCGGCTTCAGTGCATCCGGGCCCAGCACGGGAAGCGGTGCAAGCAGCGGAGCAACCGCGGCCGGTGCTGGCGGACTGGTCACATCCACGCTCGGAAACGGCGCTTCCATTCCATCGTTTGATCCGCAGCTTTCCGTGCAGGGTCTGGTGGACCATACCACGCTGGTGCAGGTGAACACCGCACAATTCGGTGTCCCGATTCTGAAACAGAACACGATTGAGCTTGCGTCCAGCTATTCCCAGGCCTTTTCTCTGGGCACAAACTTCAACATTACGGATTATGGACTTCGCCAGACCACAAACAGCGTCTACAACATCCTAAGCCCGCAGTTGACCACCAATTTCAATCTCACCATCAATCAGCCTTTGCTGCAGGGGTTCGGACTGGCCACCAATCAGCGCTACATGCACATTGCCAAAAAGAACCTGCAACTCACTGACCTGGGCTTTCGTGCGCAAGTCATCGCTACAGTCACTCAGGTGGAAAACATCTATTGGGACCTGGTCAGTGCTTACCAGGATGCCAAAATCAAGGAGCGCTCTCTCGATTACGCGAATGAGACGCTCGCCGACGACCAGAAACAGCTCCAGTTGCAGGCCATCCCAGCCATGCAGGTCATCAAAGACCAGGCCGCAGTCGCTTCCGCAGAGGGCGACCTTACCGTGGCCCGGGCGACCCTCAGGCTGAATGAGCTGCTCATCAAAAATGCGCTGACGAAGACCATCGACGATCCCGCCCTGGCCGATATGCCGGTCGTTCCACTCGACCTTGTCGGCACAGCAGACCCCAATGCGGAAAAACCGATTGAACAGCTCATCGCTGAGGCCGAGAAAAACCGTCCGGATGTTGCAGAAGACCAGATTGCCATGCAGATTGCGCAAAACAACCTGAAAACCATTAAGAATGAGCTGCTGCCCCGGCTCTCTCTGTATGGCGAGTTTATTGGCGCCGGGTTCGGCGGTCAGATCAATCCTTATTGCCAGCTTTCCGCCTCATTTTGCCAGACTAACCTTCCCAAGGATTTTGCTGGCACCTTTGAAAATACCTTCAACTATTCCTCTCCTGAGTATCAGGTTGGCTTCTCGCTGAACATTACACTCCGCAATCGCGTGGCCAAGGCTGACCAGTTCCGAGCGGTACTCGATTACCGGCAGAAAGAGCTGACTTTTGAGCAGCAAAAGAAGAGCATCCTGCTCGATGTCCGGAACTCCCAATATGCTTTGCAGCAGGCGCAGGCCAGAGTGGTTGCGGCGCAAAAGGCCCGCGACCTGGCACAGAAGACCTTCGAGATTGCAAAGCAGGAGCAGAAGCTGGGGGCCATGTCAGCTTACGACGTGCTGACCAGTGAACAGGCCCTGGCCGTGGCCGAATCCGCCCTGGCCGTAGCGCAGACGGCTTATGAAAAAGCTAAAGTAGATATTGACCGCGCCACCGGGTCCACCCTGGACCGTATGGGCGTCTCGATTGATGACGCTAAGAGCGGGGTCGTGACCCATATGCCTTAA
- a CDS encoding ABC transporter ATP-binding protein: MIELKNIERSYKTGAGQTWVLRRIHLSIREGEFVTIMGPSGAGKSSLLNVLALLDDQWTGEYWFQGEAVHKMNRKQRAELAKRNIGMVFQSYHLLDDLTVKENIDLPLSYKDIPRAERQALVADTLDRFQIVGKKDLFPSQLSGGQQQLVGIARAVIHTPALLLADEPTGNLHSSQAREIMELFRKLNEQGTTIVQVTHSEVNAAYGSRVIELHDGWITKDTADPDVAAEVGRP; this comes from the coding sequence ATGATTGAACTGAAGAACATTGAGCGTAGTTATAAGACCGGTGCCGGACAGACCTGGGTCCTGCGCCGGATCCATCTCTCCATTCGCGAAGGCGAATTTGTCACAATTATGGGGCCTTCCGGGGCCGGAAAGTCTTCTTTGTTAAATGTGCTGGCCCTGCTCGATGATCAGTGGACTGGGGAGTACTGGTTCCAAGGGGAGGCAGTTCACAAAATGAACCGCAAACAGCGTGCTGAACTGGCCAAACGGAATATCGGAATGGTTTTTCAGAGCTATCATCTGCTGGACGATCTTACCGTAAAGGAAAATATTGACCTGCCGCTGTCTTATAAAGACATTCCGCGGGCGGAACGTCAGGCCCTGGTGGCAGACACCCTGGACCGGTTTCAGATCGTCGGCAAAAAAGACCTGTTTCCTTCTCAGCTTTCCGGCGGGCAGCAGCAATTGGTCGGCATCGCCCGTGCAGTCATTCACACACCCGCGCTCCTGCTTGCCGATGAGCCTACCGGAAACCTGCACTCCAGCCAGGCCAGGGAAATCATGGAATTGTTCCGAAAGCTGAACGAGCAGGGGACCACCATTGTTCAGGTCACACATTCTGAGGTGAATGCCGCGTATGGCAGTCGTGTGATTGAGCTGCATGACGGATGGATCACAAAAGATACTGCAGACCCGGATGTCGCAGCGGAGGTGGGCAGACCGTGA
- a CDS encoding ABC transporter ATP-binding protein has protein sequence MENGQPLIQIEGLTKVFYTDEIETHALSGIHLTVNKGEYVAMQGPSGCGKSTLLSIIGLLDTPTAGKYWLNGHAVENLNFAQRSRIRNQEIGFIFQSFNLIGDLTVYENVELPLTYRTGMSAAERKRRVQESLERVSMAHRMKHYPSQLSGGQQQRVAVARALAGSPSILLADEPTGNLDSRNGEAVMELLANLHKDGATILMVTHDPRFARHAERNVHLFDGKVVSEGDALEQVLEAR, from the coding sequence ATGGAGAACGGTCAACCGCTGATTCAAATTGAGGGCCTGACCAAGGTCTTCTACACCGATGAAATCGAGACCCATGCACTCTCGGGCATTCATCTCACAGTAAATAAAGGAGAATATGTGGCCATGCAGGGGCCGTCGGGTTGCGGCAAATCCACACTTCTCTCGATCATCGGCCTCTTGGACACGCCGACGGCCGGAAAATACTGGCTGAATGGCCACGCGGTCGAAAACCTCAACTTTGCCCAGCGCTCTCGCATCCGCAACCAGGAGATCGGGTTCATCTTCCAGAGTTTTAACCTGATTGGCGACCTTACCGTTTATGAGAACGTGGAGCTGCCACTCACATATCGCACCGGCATGTCAGCAGCCGAGCGCAAGCGCCGCGTGCAGGAATCGCTGGAACGCGTAAGTATGGCGCACCGGATGAAGCACTATCCTTCGCAGCTCTCCGGAGGCCAGCAGCAGCGCGTGGCCGTGGCACGGGCCCTGGCCGGCTCTCCTTCCATTCTGCTGGCGGACGAACCAACGGGAAATCTGGACTCCCGGAATGGAGAAGCCGTGATGGAACTGCTCGCCAACCTGCACAAAGACGGCGCCACCATCCTGATGGTGACGCACGATCCACGCTTTGCCCGTCACGCCGAGCGCAACGTCCACCTCTTCGATGGAAAGGTTGTATCGGAGGGAGATGCTCTGGAGCAGGTGCTGGAAGCCCGCTAG
- a CDS encoding efflux RND transporter periplasmic adaptor subunit, whose protein sequence is MDIARPDIKRKKVRRQIITGIIALVVVAAAAAAVMRLKPAAPTVDANTIWSDTVKRGPLVVQVRGLGTLVPSEESIRLVPAQTESTVVRIRVLPGTRVKADTVIMELADPQLDQELLNAELQLKSDQVAYHNLQAQLQSALMDKKVAAATVSSNYQQAQMQAQIDKQRYELGVISGIDYNKSKTTADALTTQNRISEEQIDINEKAIKTQLDVQEAKIEQDKALLQLKQSQKAALQVRAGIDGVLTSLGPPVTSTSDQSSFGVGTHVAPGTTLATVVVPNQLKAQLKIAETQAHDILLDQPAEIDTHNGVVPGHVTRIDPAVVNGTRTVDVKLDGPLPPGAVPQLSVDGTIDQQRLSDVLYVGRPAFGNPDSTISLFRIDPDGKTATRVQVKVGKASVDKIQVLDGLKEGDRVILSDMSRYDATDKVRLE, encoded by the coding sequence ATGGATATTGCCCGTCCCGACATTAAGAGAAAGAAAGTCCGTCGCCAGATCATCACTGGGATCATCGCGTTGGTTGTCGTTGCTGCCGCGGCCGCTGCGGTCATGCGATTGAAGCCCGCTGCTCCGACGGTAGATGCAAACACAATCTGGTCTGACACCGTCAAACGCGGCCCCCTCGTCGTGCAGGTAAGAGGTCTGGGAACGCTGGTTCCCAGCGAGGAGAGCATCCGGCTGGTTCCGGCACAAACTGAATCCACTGTGGTGCGCATTCGTGTTTTGCCGGGCACCAGAGTGAAGGCAGATACTGTCATCATGGAGCTGGCTGACCCGCAGCTGGACCAGGAGCTTCTGAACGCGGAGTTGCAGCTCAAATCAGACCAGGTGGCCTACCATAATCTGCAGGCCCAGCTCCAGAGCGCGCTGATGGACAAAAAGGTGGCGGCAGCCACAGTCAGCTCGAACTACCAGCAGGCGCAGATGCAGGCGCAGATTGACAAGCAGCGATATGAGCTGGGGGTCATCAGCGGCATTGATTACAACAAATCGAAGACCACAGCCGATGCTTTGACCACCCAGAACCGCATCTCGGAAGAGCAGATTGACATCAACGAAAAGGCCATCAAAACGCAGCTGGACGTCCAGGAAGCCAAAATCGAGCAGGACAAGGCCCTTCTGCAGCTCAAGCAGTCGCAGAAGGCGGCGCTGCAGGTCCGGGCCGGCATTGACGGGGTGCTGACCTCACTGGGCCCCCCGGTTACCAGCACCTCTGACCAGTCCTCCTTCGGGGTCGGGACGCATGTGGCCCCTGGCACAACGCTGGCCACGGTCGTGGTGCCGAATCAGCTCAAGGCGCAATTGAAGATCGCCGAGACCCAGGCCCATGACATTTTGCTCGACCAGCCGGCGGAAATTGACACCCACAACGGGGTGGTTCCCGGTCATGTGACAAGAATTGATCCCGCGGTCGTGAACGGAACGCGCACAGTTGACGTAAAACTGGATGGGCCACTTCCTCCGGGAGCGGTCCCGCAGCTCAGCGTGGACGGGACCATTGATCAGCAGCGTCTGTCAGACGTGCTTTATGTGGGGCGTCCCGCATTCGGAAACCCGGACAGCACCATCAGTCTGTTCAGGATTGATCCGGATGGCAAGACGGCCACGCGAGTGCAGGTGAAGGTGGGCAAGGCGTCCGTGGACAAGATTCAGGTCCTCGATGGCCTGAAGGAAGGGGACAGGGTCATCCTGTCAGACATGTCTCGGTACGATGCCACAGACAAGGTTCGTTTAGAGTAA
- a CDS encoding pyridoxamine 5'-phosphate oxidase family protein gives MQISERAQVRRIPKRAVYDRETIHAILDAGFLAHIGFCVEGQPFVIPTLYGRSGDKLYLHGSAASRMLRTLEKGAQICVDVTLVDGLVLARSAFHHSMNYRSAVLFGTARKLDDPQQKIEGLRIISEHLIAGRWDEVRAPNEKELKATSVLEFVIEDASAKVRSGHPVDEEEDYGLQVWAGVVPLELKPGRPLADPRLAGEIALAESVVRYRK, from the coding sequence ATGCAAATCTCTGAAAGAGCGCAGGTAAGAAGAATTCCGAAGCGCGCGGTCTACGATCGGGAGACCATCCACGCGATTCTCGATGCAGGCTTTCTGGCGCACATAGGCTTTTGCGTCGAAGGCCAACCCTTTGTCATCCCTACGCTCTATGGGCGCAGTGGAGACAAGCTGTATCTCCACGGTTCGGCCGCCAGCCGCATGCTTCGCACTCTGGAAAAAGGTGCGCAGATTTGCGTTGATGTCACACTTGTCGACGGCCTGGTCCTGGCCCGCTCCGCATTTCACCACTCGATGAATTACCGGTCTGCCGTTTTGTTTGGGACCGCACGCAAACTGGACGATCCTCAGCAGAAAATCGAAGGGCTGCGCATCATTTCCGAGCACCTGATTGCCGGACGCTGGGATGAGGTACGCGCCCCCAACGAGAAGGAACTCAAAGCTACATCTGTATTGGAATTTGTCATCGAGGATGCTTCCGCTAAGGTCCGTTCAGGCCACCCGGTGGATGAGGAAGAGGACTATGGTCTGCAAGTCTGGGCCGGGGTCGTTCCGCTGGAACTGAAACCAGGAAGACCTCTGGCTGACCCCAGGCTGGCAGGCGAGATCGCTCTGGCCGAATCGGTCGTGCGATATCGGAAATAG